The proteins below come from a single Staphylococcus sp. MI 10-1553 genomic window:
- the moaC gene encoding cyclic pyranopterin monophosphate synthase MoaC translates to MSEFTHLNAQGHAKMVDVSDKQVTKRTAIAHSSIQVNATIYEQITQNTNKKGNVLNTAQIAGIMAAKNTSTIIPMCHPLALTGIDVAFDWDTSENQYILNITATVSTNGKTGVEMEALTAASATALTIYDMCKAVDKGMVIGATYLVQKTGGKSDFNRTSN, encoded by the coding sequence ATGTCTGAATTTACACACCTTAATGCACAAGGTCATGCAAAGATGGTAGATGTTTCTGATAAACAAGTAACCAAACGTACAGCCATCGCACATTCAAGCATTCAAGTTAATGCCACAATTTATGAACAAATTACGCAAAATACTAACAAAAAAGGAAATGTTTTAAATACCGCACAAATCGCAGGGATTATGGCTGCTAAAAATACATCGACCATTATTCCAATGTGCCATCCGTTAGCACTGACAGGTATTGATGTTGCCTTTGATTGGGACACTTCTGAAAATCAGTACATTTTGAACATTACGGCGACAGTCTCTACAAATGGCAAAACCGGTGTGGAAATGGAAGCCTTAACCGCTGCTTCTGCCACTGCGTTAACCATTTATGATATGTGCAAAGCTGTTGATAAAGGGATGGTCATCGGTGCAACTTACCTCGTTCAAAAAACGGGCGGTAAATCCGACTTCAACCGTACATCAAACTAA
- a CDS encoding MogA/MoaB family molybdenum cofactor biosynthesis protein: MHTNVKLERPVRCAVLTVSDTRTTETDKGGQSVQTLLQTADFDVEIQHYTIVKDELIAIQSTVQQWITEDIDVIVTTGGTGIAPRDVTIEAVTPLLDKEIEGFGELFRYLSFTEDVGTRALLSRAVAGTAKRTLVFCLPGSTGAVKLALNRLILPELTHLVYEMNK, translated from the coding sequence ATGCATACGAACGTCAAATTAGAGAGACCTGTCCGTTGTGCAGTATTGACCGTTTCCGATACGCGAACGACTGAGACGGATAAAGGGGGTCAGAGTGTTCAAACATTATTACAAACGGCAGATTTTGATGTGGAAATTCAACATTACACGATTGTTAAAGATGAACTGATTGCCATTCAATCAACAGTGCAACAATGGATTACAGAAGATATCGATGTCATCGTGACGACTGGTGGAACGGGAATTGCACCGAGAGATGTGACGATTGAAGCGGTGACGCCGTTATTAGATAAGGAAATTGAAGGATTTGGTGAGCTGTTTCGTTATTTAAGCTTTACAGAAGATGTTGGGACACGTGCTTTGTTATCCCGAGCTGTTGCAGGTACGGCGAAGCGAACATTAGTCTTTTGTTTGCCAGGATCAACGGGAGCTGTAAAATTAGCGCTGAATCGACTCATATTACCAGAACTCACACATTTAGTTTATGAAATGAATAAATAA
- a CDS encoding ThiF family adenylyltransferase, translating to MGEERYSRQILYKGIGTSGQQKINAKAVLIVGMGALGTHLAEGLARAGIGKLIIVDRDYIEHSNLQRQTLFTERDADESVPKVMAAKEMLQAIRRDVHIDAYIEHVDSDFLETHVPTVDLILDATDNFETRMLLNDAAYYYRVPWIYGGVVQSTYVSAPFVPGETPCFQCLVPQIPSLNLTCDTVGVIQPAVTMTTSFQLRDALKILTETPIEPKLTYGDIWEETHFAFGMRRLQREDCPTCGHQPSYPYLNTRSSTYASLCGRDTVQYQHPELTFEQLKSFLDEREIPYKSNGYLLQFKFENSRIVAFQDGRLLIHGLKDIGAAQAMIHKLFG from the coding sequence ATGGGTGAAGAACGATATTCTAGGCAAATTTTATACAAAGGAATAGGGACGAGTGGTCAACAGAAAATCAATGCGAAAGCTGTACTCATTGTGGGTATGGGCGCATTAGGGACACATCTTGCGGAAGGGTTAGCGCGCGCAGGTATTGGGAAGCTCATCATTGTTGATCGGGACTATATCGAGCATTCCAATTTACAGCGGCAGACGTTGTTTACGGAACGGGATGCGGATGAAAGTGTACCGAAAGTGATGGCCGCAAAAGAGATGCTTCAGGCGATACGTCGTGATGTACACATTGATGCTTACATTGAACATGTTGATAGTGATTTTCTAGAAACGCATGTGCCGACTGTCGATTTAATTTTAGATGCGACAGACAATTTTGAAACACGTATGCTATTAAATGATGCGGCGTATTATTATCGTGTGCCATGGATTTATGGTGGTGTCGTGCAAAGTACCTATGTTTCAGCCCCATTTGTTCCTGGAGAAACGCCTTGTTTTCAATGTTTAGTCCCACAAATTCCATCTCTCAATCTCACGTGTGATACGGTAGGAGTGATTCAACCTGCTGTCACGATGACGACAAGTTTTCAGTTGAGAGACGCACTGAAAATTTTAACCGAGACACCTATTGAACCTAAGTTGACTTATGGCGACATATGGGAGGAGACACATTTTGCTTTTGGCATGCGACGGTTGCAACGTGAGGATTGCCCAACGTGTGGTCATCAACCGAGCTATCCGTATTTAAATACACGATCGTCCACCTATGCCTCCTTATGTGGTCGAGATACGGTACAATACCAGCATCCAGAACTGACATTTGAGCAGTTAAAGTCATTTTTAGATGAGCGAGAAATACCCTACAAGTCCAATGGTTATTTATTACAATTTAAATTTGAAAATTCACGTATTGTTGCTTTTCAAGATGGTCGCCTACTCATCCACGGTTTAAAAGATATTGGCGCGGCACAAGCGATGATACATAAATTATTCGGCTAA
- a CDS encoding ATP-binding cassette domain-containing protein, which yields MLNLQIKMNINQRHIGIQIQSDRPQIYAIQGASGIGKTTLLNVIAGICNPDDGKIEINGRVLTDTEQQRQLPIRERHIGYLFQDYQLFPHMTVLDNITFMTRFNTHIADLMRHLNIEHLQHVYPERCSGGEKQRVALARALSMRPEILLLDEPFSSLDEGSRKESMDLVKRIFEAWHIPIIFVTHSKWEADTLADEVIVIE from the coding sequence TTGTTAAACCTTCAAATAAAAATGAACATTAACCAACGTCACATCGGTATTCAAATTCAAAGTGACCGGCCTCAAATATATGCGATTCAAGGTGCATCAGGGATTGGGAAAACGACTTTATTGAACGTCATTGCAGGTATTTGTAATCCAGATGATGGCAAAATTGAAATTAATGGGCGTGTATTGACTGATACAGAACAGCAACGACAACTTCCAATTCGCGAACGTCACATCGGCTATTTGTTTCAAGATTATCAACTGTTCCCGCATATGACTGTGTTGGACAACATTACATTTATGACACGTTTTAATACACATATTGCAGATTTGATGAGACATTTGAATATTGAACACTTGCAGCACGTTTATCCAGAGCGCTGTTCGGGCGGTGAAAAGCAACGTGTCGCACTGGCAAGAGCATTAAGTATGCGACCAGAAATTTTATTATTGGACGAGCCATTTTCAAGTTTGGATGAAGGGTCACGCAAAGAAAGTATGGACTTGGTGAAGCGGATTTTTGAAGCATGGCATATTCCAATCATTTTTGTGACACATTCGAAGTGGGAAGCAGACACGTTAGCTGATGAAGTCATTGTGATAGAATAA
- the modB gene encoding molybdate ABC transporter permease subunit, which translates to MPDLMPFWISIRVAFVSTVIVFILGIALARMMYDRRTKWTHLIESIVLLPIVLPPTVLGFLLLMFFSVDHPVGHLLTDILGVKVVFTWIGAVVASVIVSFPLMYQHTVQGFRNINPRMLNTARTMGASELKIFFKITLPLSKRAIISGTMLAFARSIGEFGATLMIAGYIPGKTNTLPLEIYFLVQQGRENQAWLWVLVLVAFAISIIGTMNMMNQERYREVD; encoded by the coding sequence ATGCCTGACTTAATGCCATTTTGGATATCCATTAGAGTGGCTTTCGTGAGTACAGTCATCGTATTTATACTTGGAATAGCACTCGCGCGAATGATGTATGATAGACGAACGAAATGGACACATCTGATTGAAAGTATTGTATTGCTACCTATCGTATTACCACCAACTGTATTAGGCTTTTTACTACTCATGTTTTTTTCGGTGGACCATCCTGTGGGGCATCTGCTCACTGATATTTTAGGGGTAAAAGTGGTATTTACATGGATAGGCGCTGTCGTGGCTTCAGTCATTGTCAGTTTCCCGCTCATGTATCAACATACGGTCCAAGGTTTTCGAAATATCAATCCACGTATGCTAAATACTGCACGGACGATGGGAGCTTCTGAACTAAAAATCTTTTTCAAAATCACGTTACCTTTATCGAAGCGCGCCATCATTTCAGGGACGATGCTTGCCTTTGCACGATCGATTGGTGAATTTGGGGCGACCCTCATGATTGCGGGATACATTCCTGGTAAAACTAATACGTTGCCGTTAGAAATTTACTTTCTCGTTCAACAGGGTAGAGAAAATCAAGCGTGGCTATGGGTACTCGTTTTAGTGGCATTTGCAATTAGTATTATAGGAACAATGAATATGATGAATCAAGAGCGTTATCGTGAGGTGGATTAA
- the modA gene encoding molybdate ABC transporter substrate-binding protein: MTRWVSILMITGLVVVILAACGQKGAQPDNKKSTSEQQLTISAAASLTDVTKELEKAFHEKHPNIDVSFNYGGSGALREQIDKGAPVDVFMSANMKDVDMLKEKGKVQHTYDYAHNKLVLIHRKGSDIQRVDQLGDNDQLAIGEVKSVPAGKYAKTFLEDQNKWSSVEERIVYAKDVREVLNYVNKGNAQLGFVYQTDLYVGKTPHSGVEKVSDAPLKSPIVYRMGTVTDTEATKAWYDFMKSETAQHILKDYHFEK; the protein is encoded by the coding sequence ATGACAAGATGGGTTAGCATACTCATGATTACAGGGCTAGTTGTCGTCATTTTAGCGGCTTGTGGGCAAAAGGGTGCGCAACCGGATAATAAAAAATCGACATCTGAGCAACAGTTGACCATTTCTGCTGCCGCAAGTTTAACAGATGTGACGAAAGAATTAGAAAAAGCATTCCATGAAAAGCATCCTAATATCGACGTGTCATTTAATTACGGTGGTTCTGGTGCATTGCGGGAACAAATTGATAAAGGGGCGCCAGTGGATGTCTTCATGTCAGCGAATATGAAAGATGTCGATATGTTGAAAGAAAAAGGAAAAGTGCAACATACGTATGATTACGCCCACAACAAATTAGTATTAATTCATCGTAAGGGCAGTGACATTCAACGTGTTGATCAACTGGGAGACAATGATCAGCTGGCAATCGGTGAAGTAAAATCAGTGCCAGCCGGGAAATATGCTAAAACATTTTTGGAAGATCAAAACAAGTGGTCGTCAGTTGAAGAGCGTATCGTTTATGCGAAAGACGTGCGTGAAGTGTTAAACTATGTCAATAAAGGGAATGCGCAGTTAGGTTTTGTCTACCAAACAGACTTATATGTCGGTAAAACACCGCATTCTGGCGTAGAGAAAGTTTCGGACGCGCCATTAAAGTCACCAATTGTCTATCGCATGGGTACAGTGACTGATACTGAAGCGACAAAGGCTTGGTATGACTTTATGAAGAGTGAAACTGCACAACACATTTTGAAAGACTATCATTTTGAAAAATAG
- the galT gene encoding UDP-glucose--hexose-1-phosphate uridylyltransferase — translation MANAAHVYQFADDIIAHGDYEPGDRIYVVNQILSRLKADDIALLDTEHDIQPQAPIEVVNLLIEDAIERGAFEDILSVREQLEASLMDLITPRPSTVNREFYKRYQLSPEAATDYFYQLSHLNHYIKEEAIAKNIVYNVPTAYGDFEITINLSKPEKDAKQIEREKNAPASSYPKCAICMENEGYYGTMTSAARSNHRIVQMQINGEEWGFQYSPYLYFNEHSILLSREHTPMLINQATFENLLDFVKQFPHYTIGSNADIPVVGGSILSHNHYQAGRHDFPMALAPIERSFELVDFPTVQAGIVKWPMSVIRLTATDTEQLIAASEWMRHQWEGYSDESVQVKAHSDTGERHHTVTPIARFRDGQYEMDIVLRDNQRTEEYPDGLFHPHQDVQHIKKENIGLIEVMGTAILPGRLKNELQDVIAFLNGDETLDLGVHTAWAQEMKEKYDFDTEDAEAIVRQEVGYKFERVLQDAGVFKRDEAGQAAFQRFIATLNV, via the coding sequence ATGGCAAACGCAGCACATGTGTATCAATTTGCAGATGATATTATTGCGCATGGCGACTATGAACCGGGGGACCGTATTTATGTCGTCAATCAAATTTTGTCACGTTTGAAGGCAGATGATATTGCGCTTTTAGACACTGAACATGACATCCAACCTCAAGCGCCGATTGAAGTCGTTAATTTACTCATTGAAGATGCGATTGAGCGAGGTGCATTTGAAGATATTTTGTCAGTGCGTGAACAGTTAGAAGCCAGTTTGATGGATTTAATCACGCCGAGACCTTCGACAGTGAATCGTGAATTTTATAAACGTTATCAACTTTCACCAGAAGCGGCGACAGATTATTTTTATCAACTGAGCCATCTGAATCATTACATTAAAGAAGAAGCGATTGCGAAAAATATCGTTTATAATGTGCCGACAGCGTATGGTGATTTTGAGATTACGATTAATTTATCAAAACCTGAAAAAGATGCGAAACAAATTGAGCGTGAGAAAAATGCGCCTGCTTCCTCTTATCCAAAGTGTGCGATTTGTATGGAAAATGAAGGTTATTATGGGACGATGACTTCTGCAGCACGTTCGAATCATCGTATTGTGCAAATGCAAATTAACGGCGAAGAATGGGGTTTCCAATATTCTCCTTATCTGTATTTTAATGAACATAGCATTTTGTTATCACGTGAACACACACCGATGTTAATCAATCAAGCAACATTTGAAAACTTGCTTGATTTCGTGAAGCAATTTCCACACTATACGATTGGATCGAACGCAGATATTCCTGTTGTTGGCGGTTCGATTTTATCGCACAATCATTATCAAGCTGGTCGCCATGATTTTCCAATGGCACTGGCTCCAATCGAACGCTCATTTGAATTAGTGGACTTTCCGACTGTACAAGCAGGTATCGTCAAATGGCCAATGAGTGTCATTCGTTTAACTGCGACAGATACGGAACAGTTAATTGCGGCGAGTGAATGGATGCGTCATCAATGGGAAGGTTACAGTGATGAAAGTGTGCAAGTGAAAGCGCATAGTGATACAGGAGAACGTCATCATACGGTGACACCGATTGCGAGATTCCGTGATGGCCAATACGAAATGGACATCGTGTTACGTGATAATCAACGTACCGAGGAATATCCAGATGGTTTATTCCATCCTCATCAAGATGTTCAACATATTAAAAAAGAAAATATTGGTTTAATCGAAGTGATGGGGACAGCGATTTTACCTGGACGTTTAAAAAATGAATTGCAAGATGTGATTGCATTTTTAAATGGTGATGAAACGTTGGACCTTGGTGTGCATACCGCATGGGCACAAGAAATGAAAGAGAAGTATGATTTTGATACGGAAGATGCTGAAGCGATTGTGCGTCAAGAAGTCGGTTATAAATTTGAACGCGTCCTTCAAGATGCAGGGGTATTTAAAAGAGATGAAGCGGGTCAAGCGGCTTTTCAACGTTTTATCGCAACGTTAAATGTTTAA
- the galE gene encoding UDP-glucose 4-epimerase GalE — protein sequence MSMLVLGGAGYIGSHCVDQLVEAGYDVVVVDNLVKGHREAVHADARFYEGDVRDREFLNNVFEKEDIEGVFHFCAYSLVGESVEYPLEYFNNNVYGLQVLLEVMREHDVQHIIFSSTAAVYGEPEEVPIVETSQKLPTSPYGESKLVMEKMMRWCHEAYGVNYAALRYFNVAGAKENGAIGEDHHPETHLIPVVLQVALGQRDELKMFGDDYDTPDGTPIRDYLHVTDLISAHILAYDYLKAGGESGAFNLGTNHGYSVKEILNAAREVTGRDIPAVVAPRRAGDPSKLVASSDKAKALLKWQPQHDDIHEIIRTAWEWHQKHPNGYENV from the coding sequence ATGTCTATGCTTGTATTAGGTGGCGCAGGTTATATCGGAAGTCACTGTGTCGATCAATTAGTTGAAGCGGGTTATGATGTTGTTGTCGTTGATAATTTGGTCAAAGGACATCGTGAGGCGGTTCATGCAGATGCGCGTTTTTATGAAGGGGACGTCCGTGATCGCGAATTTTTAAATAACGTTTTCGAAAAAGAGGACATTGAGGGCGTGTTCCATTTCTGTGCGTATTCATTAGTAGGTGAGTCAGTAGAGTATCCACTTGAATATTTCAATAACAATGTTTATGGATTGCAAGTGTTACTCGAAGTGATGCGTGAACATGATGTCCAACATATTATTTTTAGTTCAACAGCTGCAGTCTATGGTGAACCTGAAGAAGTACCCATTGTTGAAACGTCACAAAAATTACCAACGAGTCCTTACGGTGAAAGTAAACTTGTGATGGAAAAAATGATGCGCTGGTGTCATGAAGCGTATGGTGTGAACTATGCTGCGTTGCGTTACTTTAATGTTGCAGGAGCTAAAGAAAACGGCGCAATTGGTGAAGATCATCATCCGGAAACGCACCTTATTCCAGTTGTCCTTCAAGTCGCATTAGGTCAACGTGATGAATTGAAAATGTTTGGTGATGATTACGATACACCAGACGGTACGCCAATTCGAGACTATTTACATGTCACAGATTTAATTTCTGCGCATATTTTAGCGTACGATTATTTAAAAGCGGGTGGCGAAAGTGGTGCGTTCAACTTAGGGACAAATCACGGTTACTCAGTGAAAGAAATCTTAAATGCTGCACGCGAAGTGACAGGTCGAGACATTCCGGCAGTCGTGGCGCCTAGACGTGCGGGTGATCCAAGTAAATTGGTCGCTTCAAGTGATAAAGCGAAAGCGTTATTGAAATGGCAACCTCAACATGATGATATTCATGAAATTATTCGTACTGCTTGGGAATGGCATCAAAAACACCCGAACGGCTATGAAAACGTCTAA
- a CDS encoding galactokinase — MQNLTQTFKDIFNAEPTLTAFAPGRINLIGEHTDYNGGFVFPAAIELGTYGVGRLRDDRKIQLYSVNFESAGVMAFDLDHLDYNAEHQWANYPKGMICYLVEQFPEIQRGFDIVVEGNIPNGASLSSSASIELLTGHLVTTLFGIKMDRLELVKMGQRVENEFIGVNSGIMDQFIVGFGKKDHAILLDTNTLEYHYVPTEFGDYKISIMNTNKRRELAESKYNERRSECERALSHLQNYLDVQSLGEISIAQFEQYADKIDDDVLRRRAKHAISENERTKKAYEVLQAHDFEVFGKLLNASHASLKDDYEVTGLELDTLAEAAQQVDGVLGARMTGAGFAGCAIALVHKDKIADLEEKVTEAYTKTVGYAPSFYHVDIANGVRTIEEK, encoded by the coding sequence ATGCAAAACCTAACTCAAACATTTAAAGACATTTTTAACGCAGAACCAACATTGACAGCTTTTGCACCAGGGCGTATCAATTTAATTGGCGAACATACAGACTACAATGGTGGCTTTGTATTTCCAGCAGCAATCGAATTAGGGACATATGGTGTTGGGCGTTTACGTGACGACCGTAAAATTCAACTTTACTCAGTGAATTTTGAATCAGCAGGTGTGATGGCGTTTGATTTAGACCATTTAGATTACAATGCTGAACATCAGTGGGCGAACTATCCAAAAGGGATGATTTGTTATTTAGTTGAGCAATTTCCAGAGATTCAACGTGGCTTTGACATCGTTGTTGAAGGTAACATTCCGAATGGCGCAAGTTTATCATCATCTGCGTCTATCGAGTTGTTAACAGGGCACCTTGTGACGACTTTATTCGGTATTAAAATGGACCGCCTTGAGCTCGTAAAAATGGGACAACGTGTCGAAAATGAATTTATCGGCGTGAATTCAGGGATTATGGACCAATTTATTGTCGGGTTCGGTAAAAAAGATCATGCGATTTTGTTAGATACAAATACGTTGGAATATCACTACGTACCAACAGAATTTGGCGATTACAAAATTTCGATTATGAATACGAACAAACGTCGAGAACTTGCAGAGTCGAAATATAACGAACGTCGAAGTGAATGCGAGCGTGCGTTATCTCATTTACAAAATTATCTTGACGTGCAATCATTGGGTGAAATTTCAATAGCGCAATTTGAACAATATGCAGACAAAATTGATGATGATGTGCTTCGACGCCGTGCGAAACATGCGATTTCAGAAAATGAACGTACAAAAAAAGCGTACGAAGTGTTACAAGCACATGATTTCGAAGTGTTTGGTAAATTGTTAAATGCGTCTCATGCGTCATTAAAAGATGATTATGAAGTGACAGGATTAGAGTTAGATACATTAGCAGAAGCTGCACAACAAGTCGACGGTGTGTTAGGGGCACGTATGACAGGTGCAGGGTTTGCAGGATGTGCGATTGCGTTAGTACACAAAGATAAAATTGCTGACCTTGAAGAAAAGGTGACTGAGGCATATACGAAAACGGTAGGGTATGCACCGTCGTTCTATCATGTGGATATCGCAAACGGTGTACGCACTATAGAGGAAAAATAA
- a CDS encoding LacI family DNA-binding transcriptional regulator — MASIREIAKEAGVSPGTVSRVLNEDPSLSVATKTRQRIIEIANACNYTKQKRLTRQIQIVTHASKEKEMIDPYYRELRLAIEKEVKHLNLTLKKTIRTNELTSIEQLQQVEKAGSVIVIGPFKQSVIQQLYVYNARLILINQLDAPSHIDAVSSDLYDSMQALLESLQQQQVDKVAYVGGETKVRDVGQAHDTFADARQRAYIDWCEKTNAEEHYYPSNWERQNGHEIGQRIAQADALPQVVITGNDVLAVGVMQGLQQAKVRVPEDVQLVSFNDSEITQYTAPMISSIRIPIEEFGRQAVRLAQDQMKGQRQVAIHMQLNTHLNYRESFLKAVSVDSQQDKQ, encoded by the coding sequence ATGGCGAGTATTAGAGAGATTGCGAAAGAGGCAGGTGTGAGTCCTGGTACGGTGTCGCGTGTATTGAATGAGGATCCTTCGCTTTCTGTCGCAACAAAGACGAGACAGCGCATTATCGAAATTGCCAATGCATGTAATTATACAAAACAAAAGCGTCTGACACGACAAATCCAAATTGTGACACACGCTTCAAAAGAAAAAGAAATGATTGACCCTTATTATCGAGAACTGAGATTAGCGATTGAAAAAGAAGTAAAGCATTTGAATTTGACACTGAAAAAGACGATCCGTACGAACGAATTAACGTCGATTGAACAACTGCAGCAAGTGGAAAAGGCGGGGTCGGTGATCGTCATTGGTCCGTTCAAACAATCAGTGATTCAACAGCTTTATGTATATAATGCGCGGCTCATTTTAATTAATCAACTCGATGCACCGAGTCATATCGATGCGGTATCTTCTGATTTATATGACAGTATGCAAGCGTTACTCGAATCACTTCAACAGCAACAAGTCGACAAGGTGGCATACGTTGGTGGAGAAACAAAGGTACGTGATGTGGGTCAAGCACATGATACTTTTGCTGATGCGAGACAACGTGCGTATATCGATTGGTGTGAAAAAACGAATGCGGAAGAACATTATTATCCGTCGAATTGGGAGCGTCAAAATGGTCATGAAATCGGGCAACGTATAGCACAGGCTGACGCGCTACCACAAGTCGTCATTACCGGCAATGATGTGCTTGCAGTGGGCGTAATGCAAGGGTTACAACAAGCTAAAGTTCGTGTACCAGAAGATGTACAACTGGTTAGCTTTAATGATTCTGAAATTACACAATATACAGCGCCAATGATTTCAAGTATTCGTATTCCTATTGAAGAGTTTGGCCGTCAAGCGGTTCGTTTAGCACAAGATCAAATGAAAGGCCAACGCCAAGTCGCGATTCATATGCAGTTGAACACGCATTTAAATTATCGAGAAAGTTTTTTGAAAGCGGTCTCAGTTGACAGTCAACAAGATAAACAGTAA
- the fdhD gene encoding formate dehydrogenase accessory sulfurtransferase FdhD, with the protein MNPDFKTNQPIVRFEKGVLFETEDNYVTEMPLTIMVNREEFATVICSPNQLEELVLGFLASEGVILKRDELKSIEIDERRGYAHVEITSSIHDRVQLSTKRLVASCCGKSREFYFQNDAAIAKTSMSNLQLTPSQILSMMARLQEQSRVFQATGGLHNAAISDGNEFYIHRQDIGRHNALDKLYGYCIQRHIGVRDKVLIFSGRISSEILIKAAKIGVGMIISKSAPTTLAVQLAHDLNITAVGFVRDDYFNIYSHPARIQQA; encoded by the coding sequence TTGAATCCAGACTTTAAAACGAACCAGCCGATTGTACGTTTCGAAAAAGGCGTTTTATTTGAAACAGAAGATAATTATGTGACAGAGATGCCATTAACAATCATGGTGAACCGAGAAGAATTTGCGACAGTCATTTGTAGTCCAAATCAATTGGAAGAACTCGTCCTTGGCTTTCTCGCTTCTGAAGGGGTCATTTTAAAAAGAGATGAGTTAAAATCGATTGAAATTGATGAGCGGCGTGGTTATGCGCATGTTGAAATCACATCGTCCATCCATGATCGTGTGCAGTTATCAACAAAACGTCTCGTCGCTTCATGTTGTGGGAAAAGCCGAGAATTTTATTTCCAAAACGATGCCGCCATTGCGAAAACTTCAATGTCCAACCTTCAATTGACACCTTCTCAGATTTTAAGCATGATGGCACGTTTACAAGAGCAAAGTCGTGTCTTTCAAGCAACAGGAGGCTTACATAACGCAGCCATTAGTGACGGCAATGAATTTTACATTCATCGTCAAGATATTGGACGTCATAATGCACTAGATAAACTTTACGGTTACTGTATTCAACGTCATATTGGGGTGCGAGATAAAGTACTTATTTTTAGTGGGCGTATCTCCTCAGAAATTTTAATCAAAGCCGCTAAAATCGGTGTCGGCATGATTATTTCTAAATCTGCCCCTACAACATTAGCAGTGCAACTCGCCCATGATCTTAACATTACCGCAGTCGGCTTCGTGCGTGACGATTACTTTAACATTTACAGTCATCCAGCACGTATTCAACAAGCATAA
- a CDS encoding GNAT family N-acetyltransferase: MEIQMSDIYCEGDLYSNDDSVTIYMTPATPLTYENNKWVYHQMPDVSQFKEDMRRQQVLHADNGVLAHLKFEFPENVKPNADMMQLLRAEGFQVGNLELYMIEATDLRQLTGPSLEIEPVTLENMADYMHVYEPLSIQFGADYIKESAQALLTHLKKASRALQPYIAYENAQPVGIMNMIETERTVELDGFAVAEEARGRGVGSRMQAFVGEMARERPVILVADAEDTAKDMYMKQGYTFVSFQYSALKELTVSVPH; this comes from the coding sequence ATGGAGATTCAGATGAGTGACATTTATTGTGAGGGCGACCTTTATTCTAACGATGACAGTGTGACCATTTATATGACGCCAGCGACACCTCTGACTTATGAAAATAATAAGTGGGTGTATCATCAAATGCCGGATGTGTCTCAGTTTAAAGAAGATATGAGACGGCAACAAGTGCTTCATGCTGACAATGGTGTGTTGGCACATCTCAAATTTGAATTTCCAGAAAACGTCAAACCCAACGCAGACATGATGCAACTTTTACGTGCTGAAGGTTTTCAAGTCGGAAATCTTGAGCTGTATATGATTGAAGCAACAGATTTGCGTCAATTGACTGGACCGAGCCTTGAGATAGAGCCTGTAACTTTAGAAAACATGGCAGATTACATGCATGTATATGAGCCGCTCTCAATTCAATTTGGTGCAGATTATATTAAAGAAAGTGCGCAGGCATTGCTGACTCATTTGAAAAAAGCTTCTCGTGCGCTCCAACCTTATATCGCTTATGAAAATGCGCAACCTGTTGGCATTATGAATATGATTGAGACGGAGCGAACGGTGGAACTGGATGGTTTTGCGGTAGCTGAAGAAGCGCGTGGACGTGGCGTTGGTTCACGGATGCAAGCGTTTGTGGGAGAGATGGCTCGGGAGCGTCCAGTCATTTTAGTAGCTGATGCTGAAGATACAGCGAAAGATATGTATATGAAACAAGGTTATACATTTGTCAGTTTTCAGTACAGTGCACTTAAGGAATTAACTGTTTCAGTACCGCATTGA